A window of bacterium genomic DNA:
ACCCTTTCCAATGATGGACGAGATTCAGCCCATCTTCCTCATCGCCGTCCCCCAGATGGGAGACCCGAATTTTTCCAGAACCGTCGTCCTGGTCCTTCAGAACGACGAGGAGGGGGCGATCGGGCTCGTCATCAACCGCCCGACCCAGATCACCTTGGAGCGTTTCGCCGACGGCCAGGGACTCCCCTGCCACAAACGCCTCGCGGACACCGTCGTCTTCCGCGGCGGCCCCGTCCAGGCCGAGCGCGGCTGGATCCTGCACGCGGACGACTCCGTGGAGGAGCGGCAGGAGGTCATCGCGGGCCTCTACGTCTCGACCGGCAGCGATACGCTGGAAGAACTGATGAAACGCGGCAGCAAGCCTTTGCGGCTGTACCTGGGCTACGCCGGCTGGGGCGCGGGCCAGCTGGAAAAGGAGATGATCGAAGGCGCATGGATCACGGCCGAGGCCCATGCCAAATACATTTTCGAAACGCCCCCGGACAAGCTCTGGAACCAAATCCTCGCGGACCTCGGGGTCGACCCGAACCGGTTGATGGTGGGAACGGGGTTGCACTAGCTTCCATTACGAGCCGTAGCGAGAGCTGTCCCGCGGAAAGCGGGATTGAACGCGACCGTAGGGGCGATCCTTGTGATCGCCCTGGACGAGGCCGCCACGTTGCGGGCGAACACAAGGTTCGCCCCTACCTTCACTATGGAGGTTCAATGAAATATCCAATTGTCGCTGTGCTTTTTACTACGTGTTTTACGATATTCTGCGGATGCAGTTCGGAGAAAGTCTATTTCAAACAGGGCATATCCGGAGGTTCCTCTACCATCGTCTGCAAATTTTTCCATTCTTCCGACGCTGGATTTGGTTCCGAATCTTTCAGCAATTTGAAGCGCCTTATCGGCATTGGAGAGTTCAGAGAGGATCGTTTTTTTAGTTCTGCAAACTCGTCTTCATCTTGTGATGGCAATATTGAAAGGGGTTGCGGGTTCATAGTGACTGCTCTTAACACCGAATCCCCAGAGTTGATAGGCAACATGGGAAACTCACCACTTCTAATCCTGGAGCGAAATGATTCTGAAATATTACTAGTGGAAAGAACCCTAATGGGGGGATTCATTTTGAACCGTATCGATCTAAGGTCCGGTTTGATCGTACAAACAAAAAATATAGGTGGATTAGGCGCAAACTATGGATTCGTAAATGTAGGTCAGTGTAGCGAGAAGATGTGATTTAAGTAGGGGCGAAGCTTGTCTGCGCCCGCTGAGTGGCAACCTCGGCTTTCTCGGGGACGCCCGCCATTTGGGGCGAACATAAGGTTCGCCCCTACACCCTGCCATCGTGCACAACCCGACCCTGCCTAGTAGCCGAAAATCGTTAGCGTGCGCTACGACTCCTTTCGCCACCAGCGCCGTTCCATCCGCCTGAAAGGCTACAATTACGCCTCGCCGGGTCGATACTTCGTCACCATTTGCGCCCACGGGCATTTGCCGCTGCTGGATTCCGCGATCGCGCGGATCATCATCGACAAGGCCTGGCAGGCCCTCCCCGCCCGCTTCCCGCATATCCGCCTCGACGAATTCGTCATCATGCCCAACCATATTCACGGGATCATCGTCATCACCCGCGAACCCCCCTGTAGGGGCGAACCTCGTGTTCGCCCCTACTTGGTTCGCCCCGATCGTGGTCGCCCCGTCACGGGCGAGCATGAAGTTCGCCCCTACATTAAAAATGGAACATTCCCCCACAGCCTTGGCCGGATCATCCAGGCCTTCAAATCGATCACGACCCAGCGCTACGCACATGCGGTCAACGCCGCCCTGGTCGAGACCTTCGAGCGCCGTCTGTGGCAGCGAAATTACTACGAGCGCATCATCAGAAACCGGTATGAAATGGCCCAAGTTCGGCAGTATATTCGGAACAACCCGCAGAACTGGTCGAGGGACCCCGAAAACCCCGATCTGTTCCCCTGTAGGGGCGAACCTTGTGTTCGCCCGCAAGGTGCGGCACCCGATTCCAATGCGTTTTAATTCCTTTCGAGAATTTTACCCCTTTTACCTCAGCCAACACCGCCGCCCGGTCACGCGCGCCTTGCATATTTTAGGTTTGTCGCTCGTCATTTATTGCGCGGGCTACGTCCTGTGGACGGGGCGCTGGCTCGGATTGACGATCATCCCCGTGGCCGGCTACGGCCCAGCTTGGATCGGGCATTTCTTCTTCGAAAGGAACCGGCCGGCGACGTTTCAATATCCTCTCTATAGTTTGATGGGCGATTTCGTCATGTTGAAGGACGTGTTGACCGGCAAAATCAAGATCCTCACGGTCGTCTTTTCCGTCCTGTCCTTTCCGCTCTTCGCCCAATACACGGAGTTTCTCGCGGAGACTGCGCCCGCCGAGACTCAGCGGGTCGAGCCCCAACGGGCGCAAGCCGTCATCCGCTTCACGATCACCAACAACGGGGAGGATGCCGGCGGCAAGGGGCTCTACATGGTCTACCCGGCGGGAGAACGAAAGAAGGAGTTGGGCTACGCCTACTCCGGCATGGAGGCCCGGCTCCCGGCGGGGACCTACGACGTCAAGTTCGTCTACCGCGACGGGGCGGTGAAGAAGGAGATCTGGCAGGAAAGGAAAGTCCTGGAAGACGTCGTCGACGAGACGGTCGAGATGGGCGTGAGCGTCGCCCTCGTGCGCTTCAATTTGACCCACCAAGGAGTCCCGGCGGAAGAACATGGTCGATTTGCGATCTACCCGGCCGATCGGCGCGACGAGGAATTCATCGACGTCCCCTCGGGCGAACAGATCGCCGTCGCCGCGGGCACCTACGACGTCCGCCTTCGTTATAAGGAAGGAACGGTGACGAAGGAGCGTTGGCTCCCGAAACAGGTCCTGGAAGGGGCCGTCGAGCGATCGGTCGAGATGAAGTCGGCGCCCGCCCTTCCTGAAACCCGGCCCAGCCCCGAGACGGCCCCGCAGACGATGCCGGCCGAGACCTTGCCGGTCGAAACACTCCCGGTCGAGACGCGTCCGGCCGCTGCCGAGACAAGGGCCGCCCCCGAGACCCGGCCCGCGGAGTCCCTGCCCGCCGCGAGGCCGCCCGAGCCCCAGGGACTCCCCGCACCCCCGAGGCTTTTCGGCGTCGCGCCCGGCTGCTCGCTACGTTACGGAGCTATTCCATGAACGAGATCCTGGAGGTCATCCCGGTCGGGCCTTTTCAGTGCAATTGCATCATCCTTGCGGATGCGGCGTCCTTGGACGCCGTCGTCATCGACCCCGGCGACGAGGTCTCGAAGATCCTGGCGCGGATCGAGGGCTACGGGCTCGCCGTCCGGTCGATCGTCCACACCCACACGCACATCGACCACATCGGCGGGACGACCAAACTCCGGGAAAAGACAAACGCCCGCGTGATGCTGCACAAGGAAGACCTGTTTCTCTACGAGAACATGGCGGAACAGGCGCGGTTTTTGCGGCTTCCGCCCGGGAAGGCCATGACGCCGGTGCCGCCGGATGAGTATCTGGTGGATGGCCATGCGTTGAGGGCCGGGGCCTGGGAGGGCGTGACGATTCACACTCCGGGCCACACTCCCGGCTCGTGCGCCTTCTTTTTTCCCAAATTCAAGGACGTTGGGATTCTCTTTCCCGGGGATACCCTCTTCGCGGGAAGCATCGGCCGGACGGACTTATGGAAGGGTGACTACGATCAGGAGATCGGTTCGATCAAAAAGAAGCTTCTCTGTCTCGGGGATGAAACAATTGTGGTCCCCGGCCATGGACCGGGGACCACAATCGGCTTCGAAAAGCGGAACAATCCGTTTCTTACCTGACTATCTCTTGCCGAGGATCGAATCCTTGGCGGCCTTGGCCACGCGGAACTTCACCACGCGCTTGGCCGGGATCTTGATCGGCTGGCCGGTCTGGGGATTGCGGCCCATGCGCGCCTTGCGGTTCACGAGCACGAGCTTGCCCAAGCCCGGGAGCGTGAAGCTGTTCTTGGCTTCCTTGTAGGCCAAGGCGACCAGCTGTTCGATGACGTTGTTGACCTGCTTCTTCGGCAGATCGCACTTATCGGCAACCGCGCCGATGACCTGTGACTTCGTGAGTGTTTTTCCCATAAATTTTCTCCTCCCTTGAAAGGTGCGCGATTCCTAACAAGCCCCCAAGCGGCTGTCTAATGATTTCTTGCGTTTTTGGCCGGAAAATTGCGTTTTTTACACAATCCGGTTTCGTCGCCACCCGTTTTGGAACGCGCGGATGTTTCGGGCGATCTCGTCGACGAGCCTCTGCCGCGACTCCCGGCTCGCCCAAGCGACGTGGGGCGTCATGAGAATTTTCCCCCGCAGGCGGCGATCCAGCAGGGGGTGCTTTTGCAGTGGCGGCTCCCGGGACAGGACGTCCGTCGCGTACCCCGCCAATCGTCCCTTCAAGAGCGCTTGGGCGACGTCCTCCTCCGACACGACGGCCCCGCGTGACAGGTTCAGCAGGAAGGCACCCGGCCTCATCCAACCCAGCGTCGTCCTATTAATAAGGTGGCGCGTGGCGGCGGCGAGAGGACAATGCAGGCTCACGAAATCGCTCAAGCGCAGGACCTCCTGGAGGGATTTTCGCTTGGGCGTCGCGGGATAGCGCCGGCCCGGCAACCTGGCTATAGCAATCTTCATGCCGAACGCCCGAGCCAGGCGGGCCACCCGGCGGCCGATGGCCCCGTAGCCCAAGACACCCAGGGTTTTACCGCAAAGGTCCGCGTAAGGGTGGTCCAGGAGGGCGAAGCGCCCGGAACGGCTCCATTCGGACCAGGCCGCCTCATGATGCTCCCGGAGCCTGTGAGAGCAGGCCAATAAGAACAGCAGCGCGTGCTCGGCGACGGTCGCCGTGGAATAACCCGCCACGTTGGCGACGGCGATCTTTTTCCGTCGCGCGGCGGCAAGATCGACGTTGTTCACGCCTGTGGCCGCGACGGCGATGAGCTTGAGCCGCGGCAAGGCCGCGATTTCAGGGGCCCCCAACACGCACTTGTTGGTGACGACCGCGTCGGAGCCGCGGGCGCGCGAAACAACTTGCGACGGGGGCGTATCCGCGAAAGCGCGGTAGGAACCCAGGCGCCGGAGCGGCGAAATATCGACGTCCCCCAAGTCAACCGTCCCCGCGTCCAGAAAGACAATCTTCACGCAGCAACGCGTAAAAATTTTCGCCGGATTTGGGAAGGTTTTTCTTGACCGTCTTGCTCAATGATGGTTGAAGCGGAGCGTAAGAATGTTCCGTCCTTTTCTTACACTCCTCTTGATCGTATTCTCCGTCTCAACCGCGCAAGCCGTCACGTTCACGGGCAACGTCGACGCCGATTTTCCTCCGGAGGCCTGCTTCGCCGACAATGCAACGACGGACGTGGGCGTGCCCGCCACCTTTCCGGCGGGCGTGATCAGCGGTTGGGACGTCGACCGGATCTGCTTTCTGTACAACCGCCCTTCGGATACGCTTTATGTGGGCATCCGCACGTTCGACAACGGCGGCGTTCCCGTCATCTTCGGCGACGCGGACGGCGACGGCAATCCCGGCGGCTCGAGGCCCGAGCTGATCGCCGCCGGCGGCCAGGATTTTCCGAACCTGAGCGTCGAGGAATATTTCGCGCTCATCCTCGACTTCGACGCCGGCGGGCTCTCGGACCTGGGCGACACGCCTGAGGTCGTCGCGGGCGTCACCGACAGCCAGCAACTCCCGGGCGGTTTTCGTGTGAGCGAGGTGGCCCAGCCGCCCTTGAGCATCAACTCATCGTTCTCCGCGGCCTATTACGGGCCCGCCGTCGCCTCCAGTTCCGGAAGCTCCGTCTTCGTCTCCCCCAGCGCGGGGGCCCCTCATCTGGAATTTACCATCACGGGGTTTTCCCAGCTTCCGGGTTTTTCCTCGATCCCGCCGACGAACCCCGACGCGGACGTCGGGCTCGCCTTTAAGGACGGCAGCCTGGGCGACGACGGCATCGGCGACGACGAGATCCTGGCGTTTTTGAACATCTCCGACTTTTTCGACGACGACGGCGACGACGTCCCGAACGGCAGCGATCCCGATTCCGACAACGACGGTATTCCGGATGTGACCGAAGAGGATCTCGACGGCAACGACGGCGACGGGAGCTGCGATTTGAGCCCCGCCGAGGCCGCGGCCTCGGGACAAGACATCGACGGGGACGGCGACGTGGACGTCAACGACGCCTTCACCCCCAACGACCAGGACGGCGACGGCACCCCTGACTTCCTCGACGCGGACACGGACAACGACGGCATCTGCGACATTTGGGAAGGGAACACCCAACCCTTCGACGCGAACGGGGACGGCGTCATTTCGCCGGACGAGTTCGATACGATCGACCAGGGCGGCAACTATCCCGGCGGCAACGGCGACGGATGCGTCCACGGGAACGAACTACCGGACACCGACGGCGACGGGACGGACGATTTCCGCGATCTGGACAGCGACGGCGACGGGCTCCCCGATGCGGACGAGGCGGGTTCGGGCGCCCAGAACTGCGGCGCACCCACGGACACGGACGGCGACGGGACGCCGGACTACCGGGACCCGGACAGCGACAACGACGGCCTGCCCGACGGCGACGAGGGACCCATCGGCACGGACCCGCTCGACCCGGATTCGGACGACGACGGGGTTTCGGACGGTGAGGAAGTCGCCGCGGGGGATGACCCTCTCTATCCCGGCGAAGGGTTGGACCCGGACGTGAGCGTTCCCAACAGCGGCCAGGCGGTACAAATTCAGGGCAGCGGTTTCGGGGGTTGTTCTCTCATTCATGATTAAGCGCAGATTCGCCTCCCTCCTGATTCTCATTTCCTTCGCCTTCGCCCCCTTACAGGCTTGGGCGCTCAACGCCGAACAGTTCCGGCCCCACTTCGACGGTTACGGCCTCGTCAACCTTCTTGACCACCGGACGCTCCCCAAGCAGGCCTGGAGCGTGGGACTGGGCCTAAGCTTTGCGCAGAATCCCGTCGAGCTGGGTCTCGTCTCCACGGGCCAGCGGCTGGATTCCCTCA
This region includes:
- a CDS encoding YqgE/AlgH family protein, producing MMDEIQPIFLIAVPQMGDPNFSRTVVLVLQNDEEGAIGLVINRPTQITLERFADGQGLPCHKRLADTVVFRGGPVQAERGWILHADDSVEERQEVIAGLYVSTGSDTLEELMKRGSKPLRLYLGYAGWGAGQLEKEMIEGAWITAEAHAKYIFETPPDKLWNQILADLGVDPNRLMVGTGLH
- a CDS encoding transposase; this encodes MRYDSFRHQRRSIRLKGYNYASPGRYFVTICAHGHLPLLDSAIARIIIDKAWQALPARFPHIRLDEFVIMPNHIHGIIVITREPPCRGEPRVRPYLVRPDRGRPVTGEHEVRPYIKNGTFPHSLGRIIQAFKSITTQRYAHAVNAALVETFERRLWQRNYYERIIRNRYEMAQVRQYIRNNPQNWSRDPENPDLFPCRGEPCVRPQGAAPDSNAF
- a CDS encoding MBL fold metallo-hydrolase; amino-acid sequence: MNEILEVIPVGPFQCNCIILADAASLDAVVIDPGDEVSKILARIEGYGLAVRSIVHTHTHIDHIGGTTKLREKTNARVMLHKEDLFLYENMAEQARFLRLPPGKAMTPVPPDEYLVDGHALRAGAWEGVTIHTPGHTPGSCAFFFPKFKDVGILFPGDTLFAGSIGRTDLWKGDYDQEIGSIKKKLLCLGDETIVVPGHGPGTTIGFEKRNNPFLT
- a CDS encoding HU family DNA-binding protein, with the protein product MGKTLTKSQVIGAVADKCDLPKKQVNNVIEQLVALAYKEAKNSFTLPGLGKLVLVNRKARMGRNPQTGQPIKIPAKRVVKFRVAKAAKDSILGKR
- a CDS encoding D-2-hydroxyacid dehydrogenase, producing the protein MKIVFLDAGTVDLGDVDISPLRRLGSYRAFADTPPSQVVSRARGSDAVVTNKCVLGAPEIAALPRLKLIAVAATGVNNVDLAAARRKKIAVANVAGYSTATVAEHALLFLLACSHRLREHHEAAWSEWSRSGRFALLDHPYADLCGKTLGVLGYGAIGRRVARLARAFGMKIAIARLPGRRYPATPKRKSLQEVLRLSDFVSLHCPLAAATRHLINRTTLGWMRPGAFLLNLSRGAVVSEEDVAQALLKGRLAGYATDVLSREPPLQKHPLLDRRLRGKILMTPHVAWASRESRQRLVDEIARNIRAFQNGWRRNRIV